DNA from Thermoplasma acidophilum DSM 1728:
GATGAAGTGGTCTTCGAAACTGTGGAATGAGTTTGCAAATTACTGCATATCATGCGGCGCCTGCAATTATTCCTGCCCAACATGCTACTGCATAGACGTTTATGATGATGAGACTGGGCGAAAGAAGGAGTGGGATTCATGCATACTCGAAGGATTCACAAGGACGGCAGCCGGAAATGTGAGGCCAGATCTTTCAGACAGGCTCAGGCAGAGGTTCTACCACAAGTTCAAATACTACAGGCTCTCAAAGGGCGAATACCTGTGCACCGGGTGCAACAGATGCGTGGACGATTGCCCCGTTGATATTGATATAAAGGAGGTGATAACGCACGATTACGATAAAGAATGAGTATCGTCCTGAAAAAATGAAGCCCATAAAGTTCAGGATGGAGACTGAAGACACCTACACAATGGTTTTTCAGAAGAAAACAGACTCGCATGCCGGCCAGTTCTACATGGTTTCCGTTGACGGTGTTGGCGAATCGCCGATATCCGTAGCATCAGGCTACGGCAATCCGCTGACATTCTCCATAAAGGCCGTGGGATCGGTCACAAGATACATAATGGATCACAGAGACATCGAAATAGGACTTAGAGGGCCTTACGGAAATGAATGGCCGTGGAAAGGCGCGGACCACATAGTGGCCATAGCTGGAGGCATAGGCATACCTCCAATAAAGGCGCTGATAGAGGATATGGAATCCGAAGGAAACCTCGACGATCTGACCGTTCTCTATGGTGCGAGATCCCCAGGGGACATAGTTTACAAAAATGAGATCGAGGCATGGAAGAAGAAGCTGGATCTTCAAATAACTGTAGACAGCGGTGACGCCTCATGGAATGGACATGTGGGTGTTGTCACCACTCTGATACCGGGTGTGAAGAAATTCAATGGTGGCCGTGCATTTGTCATTGGACCACCCATAATGATGAAGTTCTCGGTTCAGGAACTCATAAAGCAGGGATTCAGGCCTGAGAACATATACCTGTCCCTTGAACGGAGGATGGAATGCGGCATAGGCGTTTGCGGGCACTGCAACCTTGGGCAATGGTATGTGTGCGAGGCCGGCCCAATATTCAGGTACTCGGATGTGATGAACGAACCTGAACTGTTTCTTTGAAACTGAAGAGTGCGCCTCGTATTCATAGTGCGTAAAGGATCGTATAGCGATGACGTCATCGGCGGCTGCAGATAAATAGTCAAAATATGAGAATATATATCTATATATTATATTGAGATGAACCTTAACTATGCACTCCGAATATCCTAACTGATCTGAGGAAGGATAAATGGCACAAGGACTGCTCCAGCAGCTTGATAATGCAAAGGTTGGAAAGTTCCATCTGAGGGCATGGGTCATATCTGGAATGGGCTTTTTCACGGATGCATATGATCTTTTCATAATAGGCACAGTAGTATCACTGCTACCGCTTGCTGGCTGGAACTCCCTAACAACAGCGGATATTTCGCTGATATCTTCAGTCGCCCTTCTTGCATCGGTCATAGGGGCATTTACCTTTGGCAGGTTGCTGGATCTGCTCGGAAGGAGCAGAGTTTACGGTTTCGAACTCATGCTTCTCATAATAGGTGCTGTTGGCAGTGCATTTCTTGTTCCTGTCAACGGTGTCCTGTATCTGCTCATTTGGAGGTTCATACTTGGTCTCGGCATAGGCGGAGATTACGCAGGCAGCTCCACCATAATGGCTGAGTTTTCAAATGCAAAGAACAGGGGCCAGCTCATCGGCATGGTCTTCTCCATGCAGGGCTTCGGCCTCGTCTTCGGGCCGGTGATAGCGCTTGTGATGCTTAGATACATACCCAGCATAGACCTTGTATGGAGGCTGTTGCTGTTTCTGGGTGCAATACCTGCCGCGATCGTTCTCTATGGAAGGAGGACGATAGGTGAGACGCCGAGGTATTCAATAAATGTGTCAGGAGACATCTCTTCAGCAAAAAAAGCGATCCAGGAGATATCCGGAAAATCCACAGTGCAGGCAAATCCGGATGAGCTGATTGGTGAGCACATAAGCTGGAAGAAGATGTTCACGGACAGGTACTTCCTTATGACGCTCATAGGCACGGCCGGCGCATGGTTTGCCCTTGACTGGGCATTTTATGGCAACTCGATAATGAGCCACCAGATGCTATCTGCCATAGTTCCTGCGTCTCTCGGAGGGGTGGCGAAGGTAAAGATGACCACTTTCTATGCCCTCATAATATTTGCCGTATCCGCCCTTCCTGGATACTGGATTGCGACGTTTACTGTGGACAGAATAGGAAGAAAGCCCCTTCAGATACTCGGGTTCTTCATGATGGCGTTATCCTACATCATACTGGGCGTATTCAGATTCATATCTGCGCCTTCTTACATAATCTGGTTCATGATCATATACGGCCTTAGCTACTTCTTCACGGAATTCGGGCCAAACGTTACCACTTTCATATACGGGCCAGAAATGTTCCCGACGTCTCTGAGGGGCATGGGCTCAGGTCTGTCATCTGCAGGTGGCAAACTGGGAGCGTTCATAGGGACTGCACTTAACGTTGTGATATACGCGATCTTCGGTGAAAGTGTGTTGTTCATCATTCTCGCATTCATATCCATTGCCGGCGCACTTCTGACCATGTTCTTCCTCCCGGAGACGTCCGGCAGGAGTCTTGAGGATATCTCCGGCGAGAGAAACTACAAAAGGGCACTGAGCAGTGGATCCAAGAAGTGAATCAGCAGTCTTCAAAAGGTATTCTATCTCTTCTATATTTTATATTTGATCAAAAGCACTTGGTTTATGGTTGCATTTCATCTTTAACTGAATCAGTTACGAAGGCGGTACCGCGTGCGCTTAATGATCGAAGATACATAGATATGCCGACATCTAATAATGGTATCTGTAATACAGAAGTGCCTCTTGAGATCATAGTAAATAACATTTCGATAGTGCCGCATATAAAT
Protein-coding regions in this window:
- a CDS encoding FAD/NAD(P)-binding protein; its protein translation is MKPIKFRMETEDTYTMVFQKKTDSHAGQFYMVSVDGVGESPISVASGYGNPLTFSIKAVGSVTRYIMDHRDIEIGLRGPYGNEWPWKGADHIVAIAGGIGIPPIKALIEDMESEGNLDDLTVLYGARSPGDIVYKNEIEAWKKKLDLQITVDSGDASWNGHVGVVTTLIPGVKKFNGGRAFVIGPPIMMKFSVQELIKQGFRPENIYLSLERRMECGIGVCGHCNLGQWYVCEAGPIFRYSDVMNEPELFL
- a CDS encoding MFS transporter, yielding MAQGLLQQLDNAKVGKFHLRAWVISGMGFFTDAYDLFIIGTVVSLLPLAGWNSLTTADISLISSVALLASVIGAFTFGRLLDLLGRSRVYGFELMLLIIGAVGSAFLVPVNGVLYLLIWRFILGLGIGGDYAGSSTIMAEFSNAKNRGQLIGMVFSMQGFGLVFGPVIALVMLRYIPSIDLVWRLLLFLGAIPAAIVLYGRRTIGETPRYSINVSGDISSAKKAIQEISGKSTVQANPDELIGEHISWKKMFTDRYFLMTLIGTAGAWFALDWAFYGNSIMSHQMLSAIVPASLGGVAKVKMTTFYALIIFAVSALPGYWIATFTVDRIGRKPLQILGFFMMALSYIILGVFRFISAPSYIIWFMIIYGLSYFFTEFGPNVTTFIYGPEMFPTSLRGMGSGLSSAGGKLGAFIGTALNVVIYAIFGESVLFIILAFISIAGALLTMFFLPETSGRSLEDISGERNYKRALSSGSKK